The following proteins are co-located in the Candidatus Competibacteraceae bacterium genome:
- a CDS encoding 1-acyl-sn-glycerol-3-phosphate acyltransferase — protein sequence MNDLRSDSLPTRAIAKSSLVDLWMRSLLFSLGMLLSTVVCGLVIILGFALPFNRRYRLSQSWSRFNIWWLRLTCRIDYQVSGTEHIPDRAVIVMAKHQSTWETLFLQQYLQPMAWVVKRELLWLPFFGWALKLLRPIAIDRRAGTSAVKQVIRQGIEHLRQGQWVLVFPEGTRTAPGVRKRYGMGGAVLAARSRCPILPVAHNAGEFWPRRGFLKRPGTVQVVFGPLIASEGRSPQELNWMTETWIETTMTRIGRAARVVRSTDE from the coding sequence ATGAATGACCTTCGATCCGATTCGCTGCCCACGCGCGCAATTGCCAAGTCCTCGCTTGTCGATTTATGGATGCGCTCGCTGCTCTTTTCGCTCGGTATGCTGCTTTCGACCGTGGTGTGCGGGTTGGTGATCATTCTCGGTTTTGCCTTGCCTTTCAACCGGCGTTACCGGCTGTCGCAATCCTGGAGCCGCTTCAACATTTGGTGGCTGCGGCTCACCTGTCGGATCGATTACCAGGTGAGCGGAACCGAGCATATTCCCGACCGAGCGGTCATCGTGATGGCCAAGCATCAGTCCACCTGGGAAACCTTGTTCCTGCAACAGTACCTGCAACCGATGGCGTGGGTGGTTAAGCGCGAGTTGCTGTGGCTGCCGTTTTTTGGCTGGGCGCTGAAGTTGTTGCGACCAATCGCCATCGACCGTCGGGCCGGTACTTCGGCGGTCAAGCAGGTGATCCGGCAGGGTATCGAACACTTGCGGCAAGGCCAGTGGGTCCTGGTCTTTCCCGAGGGTACGCGCACTGCCCCCGGCGTCCGTAAACGCTACGGCATGGGTGGCGCGGTGCTGGCCGCGCGCAGCCGCTGCCCGATTCTGCCGGTGGCCCACAATGCCGGGGAGTTTTGGCCGCGACGAGGCTTTCTCAAGCGTCCGGGCACTGTACAGGTGGTCTTCGGTCCCCTGATCGCCAGCGAGGGCCGTTCGCCGCAGGAGCTCAACTGGATGACCGAAACCTGGATCGAAACCACCATGACGCGTATCGGGCGCGCGGCGCGCGTGGTGCGCTCAACCGATGAGTGA
- the gmhB gene encoding D-glycero-beta-D-manno-heptose 1,7-bisphosphate 7-phosphatase, giving the protein METKSSFHVKRSPATLPVVSVAGRTVSRETYTLACASEKTRLTMKLIILDRDGVINEDSDAYIKSPEEWNPIPGSLEAITRLNHAGYRVVIATNQSGIGRGLLDLETLNQIHRKMHRMVQEVGGLIEAIFFCPDVDEANPFRKPNPGMLLEIGRRLKCNLQGAPVVGDSVRDVRAARAANAWPLLVRTGKGARTLEQEAESCANVLVFDDLATVAEYLTTDHE; this is encoded by the coding sequence ATGGAGACCAAATCGTCGTTTCATGTGAAACGAAGTCCGGCGACGCTACCTGTGGTCAGTGTTGCCGGTCGGACGGTTTCACGTGAAACCTACACGCTGGCTTGCGCGAGCGAAAAAACACGACTCACCATGAAGCTGATTATTCTGGATCGCGATGGCGTCATCAACGAAGATTCCGATGCCTACATTAAATCGCCGGAGGAATGGAACCCGATTCCCGGTAGCTTGGAGGCGATTACCCGCCTGAATCACGCCGGCTATCGAGTAGTGATCGCCACCAATCAGTCCGGGATCGGACGCGGGCTGCTGGATCTGGAAACCCTCAATCAGATCCATCGCAAAATGCATCGGATGGTGCAGGAAGTCGGTGGTCTGATCGAGGCGATTTTCTTCTGTCCGGATGTGGACGAAGCCAACCCCTTCCGTAAGCCAAACCCTGGCATGTTGCTGGAGATCGGCCGGCGCTTGAAATGCAACCTGCAAGGAGCGCCGGTGGTGGGCGACAGCGTGCGCGATGTCCGGGCGGCGCGAGCGGCCAACGCCTGGCCCCTGCTGGTGCGGACCGGCAAAGGCGCTCGGACCCTGGAACAGGAAGCGGAAAGCTGCGCCAACGTGCTGGTGTTCGACGATCTGGCCACGGTGGCCGAGTATCTGACTACTGACCATGAATGA
- a CDS encoding glycine--tRNA ligase subunit beta, with translation MADTHDLLIEIGTEELPPKALAKLSLAFERSIADGLEKAGLASSAIHRFATPRRLAVRVDQLPARQPDRQLERRGPALGAAFGPDGQPTRAAEGFARSCGVTVAELQRQETDKGAWLVQISTEPGALTADLIPPIVEAALAALPIPKRMRWGDRDDEFVRPVHWVVLLFGTEVIPATIMGVHTGRESRGHRFHHPQPIQLTAPADYARQLADEGKVIVDFDQRRDVIRARAEAVATELKGVAVIKPELLDEVTALVEWPVALAGNFEQRFLEVPAEALISTMQDNQRYFPVVDAHGRLLPHFITLANLESRDPAQVRAGNERVIRPRFSDAEFFWNQDRGKPLAARLDLLKHVVFQQRLGTVADKSVRVATLARFIAGQRHGNADWADRAARLAKCDLMTQMVQEFPELQGIMGRYYAGHDGEAPEVAQALEEQYLPRFAGDRLPATATGQSLALADRLDTLLGIFAIGQAPSGAKDPFALRRAALGVLRILIEGGLDLNLLTLLERAASQFEPAIRAKGAVEAVFDFIVDRLRGYYLDQQVRSDTFDAVLECRPHRPLDFDRRVRAVGAFRDRPEAASLAAANKRIRNILRKVDTVLPFEVRPDLLTEAAEQALAGRLVELSSEAIPLMDVGLYGDALNRLASLREPVDAFFDQVLVMAEDPAVRDNRIALLNELGSLFLRVADFSRLQD, from the coding sequence ATGGCTGATACCCACGACCTGCTGATCGAAATCGGCACCGAGGAATTGCCACCCAAGGCACTGGCCAAGCTGTCCCTGGCGTTCGAGCGAAGCATCGCCGACGGCCTGGAAAAAGCCGGCTTGGCCAGCAGCGCGATTCACCGCTTCGCCACGCCGCGCCGCTTGGCGGTGCGGGTCGATCAGTTACCCGCGCGGCAGCCCGACCGCCAGCTCGAACGGCGCGGCCCGGCGCTGGGCGCCGCCTTTGGCCCGGACGGCCAGCCCACCAGGGCTGCCGAGGGCTTTGCCCGCTCTTGCGGGGTGACCGTCGCCGAGCTACAACGGCAGGAAACCGACAAGGGCGCTTGGCTGGTGCAGATCAGTACCGAGCCGGGCGCGCTGACCGCCGATCTGATTCCACCCATCGTCGAGGCCGCGCTCGCGGCCCTGCCCATCCCCAAGCGGATGCGCTGGGGTGATCGCGACGATGAATTCGTGCGGCCGGTGCATTGGGTGGTGCTGCTGTTCGGCACCGAAGTGATCCCCGCGACGATCATGGGTGTCCACACCGGCCGGGAGAGCCGTGGCCATCGCTTCCACCATCCGCAACCGATTCAGTTGACCGCGCCCGCCGACTATGCCCGGCAACTGGCCGACGAGGGCAAGGTGATTGTCGACTTCGACCAGCGCCGCGACGTGATCCGCGCCCGCGCCGAGGCGGTGGCGACCGAACTGAAGGGCGTGGCGGTCATCAAGCCCGAACTGCTGGACGAGGTCACGGCATTGGTGGAATGGCCGGTGGCGCTGGCCGGCAATTTCGAACAGCGCTTTCTGGAGGTGCCGGCCGAGGCCTTGATCAGCACCATGCAGGATAACCAGCGTTACTTTCCGGTGGTGGACGCGCACGGTCGGCTGCTGCCGCATTTCATCACGCTGGCCAACCTGGAAAGCCGCGATCCCGCTCAGGTACGGGCTGGCAACGAACGGGTGATCCGCCCACGCTTCAGCGACGCCGAATTTTTCTGGAACCAGGATCGCGGCAAACCGCTGGCGGCACGGCTGGATCTGCTGAAGCATGTGGTGTTCCAGCAGCGGCTCGGTACCGTGGCCGATAAGAGCGTGCGGGTGGCGACGCTGGCACGCTTCATCGCCGGACAAAGACACGGTAACGCGGACTGGGCCGACCGGGCGGCGCGGCTGGCCAAATGCGATTTGATGACCCAGATGGTGCAGGAATTTCCCGAATTGCAGGGCATCATGGGCCGCTACTACGCAGGCCACGACGGGGAAGCGCCCGAAGTAGCCCAAGCGCTGGAGGAACAGTATCTGCCGCGCTTTGCCGGCGACCGGTTACCGGCGACCGCCACCGGCCAGAGTTTGGCGTTGGCCGACCGGCTGGATACGTTGCTCGGCATCTTCGCCATCGGCCAGGCGCCGTCGGGCGCCAAGGACCCGTTCGCGCTGCGCCGCGCCGCCCTGGGGGTGCTACGCATCCTGATCGAGGGGGGGCTGGACCTCAACCTGTTGACCTTGCTGGAGCGCGCCGCCAGCCAGTTCGAACCGGCGATTCGAGCCAAAGGCGCGGTGGAAGCGGTTTTTGACTTCATCGTGGACCGGCTGCGCGGTTACTATCTGGATCAGCAGGTGCGTTCGGATACTTTCGACGCGGTGCTGGAATGCCGGCCGCATCGGCCGCTGGATTTCGATCGGCGTGTGCGCGCGGTCGGTGCCTTCCGCGACCGGCCGGAAGCCGCCAGTCTGGCCGCCGCCAACAAACGTATCCGCAACATCCTCAGAAAAGTGGATACGGTGCTGCCGTTCGAGGTGCGACCCGACCTATTGACCGAAGCAGCGGAACAAGCACTGGCGGGGCGGTTGGTGGAATTGTCCTCCGAGGCGATCCCACTGATGGACGTCGGCCTGTACGGCGATGCCCTGAACCGACTGGCCAGCCTGCGCGAGCCGGTGGATGCCTTTTTCGATCAAGTGTTGGTGATGGCCGAAGATCCTGCCGTTCGCGACAATCGCATCGCCCTGCTGAACGAATTGGGCAGCCTGTTTCTGCGCGTGGCGGATTTCTCGCGCTTGCAGGATTGA
- the glyQ gene encoding glycine--tRNA ligase subunit alpha — MRDVSTFQGLILALQDYWARQGCVLLQPYDMEVGAGTFHPATFLRAIGPEPWSAAYVQPSRRPTDGRYGENPNRLQHYYQYQVVIKPSPLDLQDLYLGSLENLGLDPLIHDIRFVEDNWESPTLGAWGLGWEVWLNGMEITQFTYFQQIGGLDCKPVTGEITYGLERIAMYLQGVESVYDLVWTDGPLGRVSYGDVFHQNEVEMSTYNFEHADTTALFVWFDTCESESKRLIELGLPLPAYEMTLKASHTFNLLDARKAISVTERQRYILRVRTLARAVAHAYHDTRAALGFPMCARAAARLEVAHG, encoded by the coding sequence GTGCGCGATGTCTCGACCTTCCAGGGGCTGATCCTGGCTCTGCAAGATTACTGGGCCCGCCAGGGTTGCGTGCTGCTGCAACCCTATGATATGGAGGTGGGCGCGGGGACTTTCCATCCCGCCACCTTCCTGCGCGCCATCGGTCCAGAACCATGGAGCGCCGCCTACGTGCAGCCTTCCCGCCGGCCCACCGATGGCCGCTACGGCGAAAACCCCAACCGCCTGCAACACTATTATCAATACCAGGTGGTCATCAAACCTTCGCCGCTCGATTTGCAGGATCTGTATCTCGGTTCGCTGGAGAATCTTGGCCTCGACCCTCTGATTCACGACATCCGCTTCGTCGAGGACAATTGGGAATCCCCCACCCTGGGCGCTTGGGGGTTGGGCTGGGAGGTCTGGCTGAACGGCATGGAAATCACCCAGTTCACCTATTTTCAGCAGATCGGTGGACTGGACTGCAAGCCGGTCACCGGAGAAATTACCTACGGCCTGGAACGCATCGCCATGTACCTGCAAGGCGTGGAAAGCGTCTACGACCTGGTCTGGACCGACGGGCCGTTGGGCCGGGTCAGCTACGGCGACGTGTTCCACCAGAACGAGGTGGAAATGTCCACCTACAACTTCGAGCACGCCGATACGACCGCGCTGTTCGTCTGGTTCGATACCTGTGAGTCGGAAAGCAAGCGCTTGATCGAACTGGGACTGCCCCTGCCCGCCTACGAAATGACGCTGAAAGCCTCCCACACCTTCAACCTGCTCGACGCCCGCAAAGCCATCTCCGTTACCGAGCGCCAGCGCTACATCCTGCGGGTCCGCACCCTGGCGCGAGCGGTGGCCCATGCCTACCATGATACTCGCGCCGCGCTGGGCTTCCCCATGTGCGCCCGCGCCGCTGCCCGCCTGGAGGTGGCCCATGGCTGA
- a CDS encoding DDE-type integrase/transposase/recombinase produces the protein MMGLDAVYPQPNTSTSNPAHAVYPDLLRGLSIERSDQVWSTDITYIPMRKGFVYLAAVLDWATRRVLSWRLSNSMTTDFRIEAVEEAIRSHGTPGIFNTDQGSPFTSAEFVGLIQGHGIQVSMDGKGRWVDNVWIERLWKSVKYEEVYRYSPNAGGFPRAFQERYGQLRH, from the coding sequence ATGATGGGCCTGGACGCGGTATACCCACAGCCCAATACCAGCACGTCTAACCCCGCGCACGCGGTCTATCCCGACCTGTTGCGTGGCTTATCGATCGAGCGATCCGACCAGGTGTGGAGCACGGACATTACCTACATCCCGATGCGGAAGGGGTTCGTGTACCTGGCGGCGGTGCTCGACTGGGCAACCCGGCGGGTGTTGTCCTGGCGGCTGTCCAACAGCATGACGACCGACTTCCGCATCGAAGCCGTCGAGGAGGCCATCCGCTCCCATGGGACGCCTGGGATCTTCAACACCGACCAGGGCAGCCCGTTCACCAGCGCGGAGTTTGTCGGCCTGATCCAAGGGCACGGCATCCAGGTGAGCATGGACGGCAAGGGCCGCTGGGTCGACAACGTGTGGATCGAGCGGCTCTGGAAAAGCGTGAAATACGAAGAGGTCTACCGATACTCTCCGAATGCCGGTGGATTTCCACGGGCTTTCCAGGAACGCTACGGACAGTTGCGCCATTGA
- a CDS encoding transposase — translation MAGVRKKHTVEFKAKVALEAIRQQKTSNQLTAEYGIHATQINTWKKQALAAIPGAFSGKQAQTQASQQGQMDELHRQIGPLIAERDWLKKSLQPGIRGQENAR, via the coding sequence ATGGCAGGAGTACGTAAAAAGCACACGGTCGAGTTCAAGGCCAAAGTCGCCCTGGAGGCGATCCGTCAGCAGAAAACCAGCAACCAACTGACGGCGGAGTACGGAATTCACGCTACCCAGATCAACACTTGGAAGAAGCAGGCACTGGCGGCAATTCCAGGCGCGTTCTCTGGCAAACAGGCGCAGACGCAGGCGAGCCAACAAGGGCAAATGGATGAGCTGCACCGCCAGATTGGGCCACTGATTGCCGAGCGGGACTGGCTGAAAAAAAGTCTTCAGCCAGGCATTAGGGGTCAGGAAAATGCTCGTTGA
- the mnmE gene encoding tRNA uridine-5-carboxymethylaminomethyl(34) synthesis GTPase MnmE, which produces MTDTIAAIATPPGRGGIGVIRVSGPAVPAIAMTVCGIVPAPRQAAFRRFHAGDGAVLDEGITLYFPAPHSFTGEDVLELQGHGGPVVMDLLLARVVELGARPARPGEFSERAFLNDKLDLAQAEAVADLIASDTAAAARAALRSLQGAFSQRVQSLVEGLIELRIYVEAAIDFPEEEIDFLADGIVAGRLRDLRERLGELQAAAGQGRLLRDGMTVVIAGRPNAGKSSLLNHLAGREVAIVTAVPGTTRDVLREQVSIDGMPLHVIDTAGLRDSDDPVEREGIRRAWNEIAAADRILMVVDDRLGLAAEERVLRARLPADTPLTVLYNKIDLSGRPPVVRDGEWGSEILLSAKTEVGLDLLREHLKTCMGYHGGGEGTFMARRRHLEALERAAAALARAMDQLEIYRAGELVAEELREAQNALSEITGAFRSEDLLSRIFSSFCIGK; this is translated from the coding sequence ATGACCGATACCATCGCCGCCATCGCCACCCCGCCCGGTCGGGGTGGCATCGGCGTGATTCGGGTGTCCGGGCCGGCGGTTCCCGCCATTGCCATGACCGTGTGCGGCATCGTGCCCGCTCCGCGGCAAGCTGCCTTTCGCCGGTTCCACGCGGGCGATGGCGCGGTGCTCGATGAAGGCATTACCCTCTATTTTCCCGCGCCCCATTCCTTCACCGGCGAAGATGTGCTGGAACTTCAAGGACACGGTGGGCCGGTAGTCATGGATTTACTGCTGGCGCGGGTGGTGGAACTCGGCGCGCGGCCAGCTCGACCCGGCGAATTTTCCGAGCGCGCCTTTCTCAACGACAAGCTTGACCTGGCCCAGGCCGAGGCGGTTGCCGACCTGATCGCCAGCGATACCGCCGCCGCCGCTCGCGCCGCCCTGCGTTCGCTGCAAGGCGCGTTTTCCCAGCGGGTGCAAAGCCTGGTCGAAGGCTTGATCGAGTTGCGCATCTACGTCGAGGCGGCGATTGACTTCCCCGAGGAGGAGATCGATTTTCTCGCCGATGGGATCGTTGCCGGGCGCTTGCGGGATCTGCGGGAGCGCTTGGGCGAACTGCAAGCCGCCGCCGGCCAGGGCCGCTTGCTGCGCGACGGGATGACCGTGGTGATCGCCGGTCGGCCGAACGCCGGCAAGTCCAGCCTGCTCAATCATCTGGCCGGGCGCGAGGTGGCCATCGTCACCGCCGTGCCCGGCACCACCCGCGACGTGCTGCGCGAGCAGGTCAGCATCGACGGTATGCCGCTGCACGTCATCGACACCGCCGGTTTGCGCGACAGCGATGACCCGGTCGAACGGGAAGGCATCCGCCGCGCCTGGAACGAGATCGCCGCCGCCGACCGGATTCTGATGGTGGTGGATGATCGCCTGGGCCTGGCGGCCGAGGAACGGGTGTTGCGGGCACGGTTGCCGGCGGACACGCCGCTGACGGTGCTTTACAACAAGATCGATCTGAGCGGTCGGCCGCCGGTGGTTCGGGACGGTGAGTGGGGCAGTGAAATTCTGCTGTCGGCCAAGACCGAGGTGGGTCTGGATCTGCTGCGCGAGCATCTCAAGACCTGCATGGGTTATCACGGTGGCGGGGAGGGGACGTTCATGGCCCGCCGCCGCCATCTGGAGGCGCTGGAGCGGGCGGCGGCGGCATTGGCGCGGGCGATGGATCAGTTGGAGATTTATCGCGCCGGCGAATTGGTCGCCGAGGAGTTGCGCGAGGCCCAGAACGCGCTCTCGGAAATTACCGGGGCGTTTAGGTCCGAAGATTTGCTGTCGCGGATTTTCAGTAGTTTTTGCATCGGAAAATAG
- the yidC gene encoding membrane protein insertase YidC yields the protein MENQRLLLIAAMAFVLFLLWQNWLEFQAKKHPPPAPPVASAPASSTVPAGPSSVLPALKPGEDVPAAAPAISAGPQALGGGQRVRVVTDVFEAEIDTLGGDLRRVGLRTYPESVQQPDQPFQLLKDSGADIFIAQSGLLALNDAPAPNHYAQFSVEQDEYRLADGQDTLEVRLNWSDPSGLKVIKTYTFRRGSFLVELNQRVENGSAADWQGSQYRQFQRTPPHVSHSFFGSGVITYTGAVISTPEQRYEKISFDDIAKKELNQPVKDGWVAMIQHYFLGAWVPNPGETDDFYTRVVGGNRYMVGMRGAAQAVPAGATGDFRTRLYVGPKLQGVLADIAPNLQLTVDYGMLTIIAEPLFWLLKWIHNIIGNWGWSIIILTLLIKLAFYKLSETSYRSMANMRRLAPELTRLKELYGDDKQKMNEAMMGLYKKEKVNPLGGCLPILVQIPVFIALYWVLVESVQLRQAPFMFWIRDMSIPDPFYVLPLVMGVTMFVQQKLSPAPPDPIQAKVMMALPIVFTFMFLWFPSGLVLYWVVNNMLSIAQQWVITKRVESGADAAALKAKAGSGLGGQAKKLLTLAKQALPDSKNSGKRKK from the coding sequence ATGGAAAACCAACGTTTGTTGCTGATCGCCGCCATGGCGTTCGTGCTGTTTCTGCTATGGCAGAACTGGCTGGAATTTCAGGCCAAGAAACATCCGCCGCCGGCCCCGCCGGTCGCTTCGGCGCCGGCCAGTTCAACCGTCCCGGCCGGCCCCTCATCCGTCCTGCCGGCGCTGAAGCCCGGTGAGGACGTGCCGGCCGCCGCGCCGGCGATAAGCGCGGGACCCCAGGCCCTGGGCGGCGGCCAGCGGGTGCGGGTCGTCACCGACGTATTCGAGGCCGAGATCGATACCCTGGGCGGCGACCTGCGCCGGGTCGGGTTGCGTACTTATCCGGAATCGGTGCAGCAGCCGGACCAGCCCTTTCAGTTGCTCAAGGATAGCGGGGCGGACATTTTCATCGCCCAGTCCGGGCTGCTGGCGCTGAACGACGCGCCCGCCCCCAATCATTACGCCCAATTCAGCGTCGAGCAGGACGAATACCGGTTGGCGGATGGTCAGGATACGCTGGAAGTGCGGTTGAACTGGTCGGACCCGTCCGGCCTGAAGGTGATCAAGACCTACACGTTCCGTCGCGGCAGCTTCCTGGTTGAACTGAACCAGCGGGTGGAAAACGGCAGCGCCGCCGACTGGCAGGGTAGTCAGTACCGCCAGTTCCAGCGCACCCCGCCGCATGTCAGCCACAGCTTTTTCGGCAGTGGCGTCATCACCTATACCGGCGCGGTGATTTCCACGCCCGAACAGCGCTACGAAAAAATCTCCTTCGACGATATCGCCAAAAAGGAGCTGAACCAGCCGGTCAAGGATGGCTGGGTGGCCATGATCCAGCATTATTTCCTCGGCGCCTGGGTGCCGAATCCGGGTGAGACCGACGATTTCTACACCCGGGTGGTCGGCGGCAACCGCTATATGGTGGGGATGCGCGGGGCGGCGCAGGCCGTGCCGGCCGGCGCGACCGGCGATTTTCGCACCCGCCTGTACGTGGGTCCCAAGTTGCAGGGTGTGCTGGCGGACATCGCTCCCAACCTGCAATTGACCGTGGACTACGGCATGTTGACCATCATCGCCGAGCCGCTGTTCTGGCTGCTGAAATGGATCCACAACATTATCGGCAACTGGGGTTGGTCGATCATTATCCTCACCCTGTTGATCAAGCTGGCGTTCTACAAGTTGTCGGAGACCAGCTACCGTTCGATGGCCAACATGCGCCGGTTGGCGCCGGAATTGACCCGGCTCAAGGAACTGTACGGCGACGACAAGCAGAAGATGAACGAAGCGATGATGGGCCTGTACAAAAAGGAAAAGGTCAATCCGCTGGGTGGTTGCCTGCCGATTCTGGTGCAGATTCCGGTGTTCATCGCCCTATACTGGGTGCTGGTGGAAAGCGTGCAGTTGCGCCAGGCACCGTTCATGTTCTGGATCAGGGACATGTCGATCCCGGACCCGTTCTACGTGCTGCCGCTGGTCATGGGCGTCACCATGTTCGTCCAGCAGAAGCTGAGCCCGGCGCCGCCCGATCCGATCCAGGCCAAGGTGATGATGGCGCTGCCGATCGTGTTCACCTTCATGTTCCTGTGGTTCCCGTCCGGGCTGGTATTGTACTGGGTGGTGAACAACATGCTATCCATCGCCCAGCAGTGGGTCATCACCAAGCGGGTGGAGTCGGGCGCCGACGCCGCGGCGCTCAAGGCCAAGGCCGGATCGGGTCTCGGCGGACAGGCCAAAAAGCTGTTGACGCTCGCCAAGCAGGCCTTGCCCGATTCGAAGAACTCCGGCAAGCGCAAGAAGTAA
- the yidD gene encoding membrane protein insertion efficiency factor YidD, with protein sequence MRAILIVLIRGYQLLLSPLLGNHCRFYPSCSQYAREAIERHGALRGGWLAIRRVLRCHPWHPGGVDPVPEPVPKDR encoded by the coding sequence ATGCGCGCCATCCTGATCGTCCTGATCCGCGGCTACCAACTCTTGCTCAGCCCATTATTGGGCAACCACTGCCGTTTTTATCCGAGCTGTTCCCAGTATGCCCGCGAGGCCATCGAACGCCATGGCGCCCTGCGCGGCGGTTGGCTGGCGATCCGGCGCGTGCTGCGCTGTCATCCCTGGCATCCGGGTGGCGTCGATCCTGTTCCCGAACCTGTCCCGAAGGACCGATGA
- the rnpA gene encoding ribonuclease P protein component produces the protein MAGGARFPRRARLTGRQAFTGVFARPVKSSDRYFTVLARPNDLPHSRLGLAISRKVAKSAVARNRLKRVVRESFRHHQPGIGGLDCVVMGRAGAAEQGNAILFASLQRHWRRFARPCAPS, from the coding sequence ATGGCTGGTGGCGCGCGCTTTCCGCGCCGCGCCCGGTTGACCGGCCGGCAAGCCTTTACCGGCGTGTTCGCCCGGCCGGTCAAATCCAGCGACCGCTATTTTACCGTGCTTGCCCGCCCCAACGATTTGCCTCATTCCCGCCTGGGCCTGGCCATCTCTCGTAAGGTCGCGAAATCCGCCGTGGCGCGCAACCGCCTCAAGCGGGTGGTGCGTGAAAGCTTCCGACACCACCAGCCAGGGATCGGCGGGTTGGACTGCGTGGTGATGGGCCGCGCCGGCGCGGCGGAGCAGGGCAATGCGATCCTGTTTGCCTCGCTGCAACGGCACTGGCGGAGGTTCGCGCGGCCATGCGCGCCATCCTGA
- the rpmH gene encoding 50S ribosomal protein L34: protein MKRTFQPSNIHRKRTHGFRARMATRGGRQVIRARRAKGRARLAP from the coding sequence ATGAAGCGGACTTTCCAGCCCAGCAATATCCACCGCAAGCGTACCCACGGGTTTCGCGCCCGCATGGCCACCCGGGGTGGTCGTCAGGTTATCAGGGCACGCCGCGCCAAGGGCCGCGCCCGGCTGGCGCCCTGA